In Natranaeroarchaeum aerophilus, a single genomic region encodes these proteins:
- a CDS encoding J domain-containing protein, whose protein sequence is MERPYTVLDLEPDVDQKTVRSAYRSLLKEHHPDQGGSMDAFLRVKRAYEAIQSRQDRATAAQSVSSKTATTDGGATTRTQNVNWRLANDGTEHDRSRAESTPCCAGVGLEIDGEHLTLTLVSLVRKTELTGITWNTGDVDPRRPLAWFTVENTSDRQLRWRGNRRVTFVGTDNEQYGPSGSHRASDTVLPADWKGSTVDLDPGEAVRAVVVADDLPDDVEIDRITYEQPLGTHMSSAGRTESEQFVFDIDSTARSQLAERPF, encoded by the coding sequence ATGGAGCGTCCGTACACCGTCCTCGATCTGGAGCCCGACGTCGATCAGAAGACCGTCAGATCGGCGTACCGGTCGCTGTTAAAAGAGCATCATCCGGATCAGGGGGGTTCGATGGACGCGTTTCTGCGCGTCAAGCGTGCTTACGAGGCGATCCAGAGCCGGCAGGATCGAGCAACTGCAGCACAATCAGTCTCCTCGAAAACCGCGACGACCGACGGTGGTGCGACGACACGGACCCAGAACGTCAACTGGCGACTCGCAAACGACGGGACAGAGCACGACCGGTCCCGCGCAGAGTCGACGCCATGTTGTGCAGGTGTCGGACTCGAAATCGACGGCGAGCATCTCACGCTCACGCTCGTCTCGCTGGTGAGGAAGACAGAGCTCACTGGAATCACGTGGAACACGGGGGATGTCGACCCCCGCCGACCGCTCGCCTGGTTCACCGTCGAGAACACGAGCGACCGCCAACTGCGCTGGCGGGGAAATCGGAGGGTGACCTTTGTCGGCACGGACAATGAGCAGTACGGACCATCCGGATCGCACCGGGCATCGGATACCGTGCTTCCGGCAGACTGGAAAGGATCGACCGTCGACCTCGACCCCGGCGAAGCGGTGAGAGCTGTCGTGGTGGCCGACGATCTCCCCGATGACGTCGAGATTGATCGGATCACGTACGAACAACCCCTTGGCACACACATGTCGAGTGCCGGGCGCACCGAGAGTGAGCAGTTCGTGTTCGATATTGACTCGACAGCGCGGTCACAGCTCGCCGAACGACCGTTCTGA
- a CDS encoding ABC transporter permease, with product MELGLVAGVIGLGIVHGVLPDHGWPIAATYALDKRRKWLHGVAAGLILGTGHLVSSVALVLAYFWVSRFAEFAEGPWMGVLAGTLLILLGINEYINGGHGDGHIHDGDHDHEGHHEEHESHHEEHESHHEEHESHHEEHESHHEEHHHDSDHDHPAHHDHEEDAGIVGQIRSYLPGGGGHQHLDESHAQQGLFTLGSTALLLGFAHEEPIQILAICAGTTFCLELMVIYSLAVIGAILAPTLLLIAGYEHYRETVERYTPYLPTITAIVLVVMGLAFVFGFV from the coding sequence ATGGAACTCGGACTGGTGGCCGGTGTGATCGGCCTGGGCATCGTCCACGGCGTGTTACCCGACCACGGCTGGCCGATCGCAGCGACCTACGCGCTTGACAAGCGCCGGAAGTGGTTACACGGCGTCGCTGCCGGACTGATCCTCGGCACCGGTCATCTCGTCAGCAGCGTCGCGCTCGTGCTCGCGTACTTCTGGGTGAGTAGATTCGCCGAATTCGCTGAGGGGCCATGGATGGGGGTCCTCGCCGGCACCCTGCTGATCTTGCTCGGTATCAACGAGTACATCAACGGTGGACATGGCGATGGACACATTCACGACGGTGACCACGACCACGAAGGCCACCACGAGGAACACGAAAGCCACCACGAGGAACACGAAAGCCACCACGAGGAACACGAAAGCCACCACGAGGAACACGAAAGCCACCACGAAGAACACCATCACGATAGTGATCACGATCACCCAGCCCACCACGACCACGAAGAGGACGCCGGGATCGTCGGACAGATCCGCTCGTACCTCCCCGGTGGCGGTGGACACCAGCATCTCGACGAGTCCCACGCCCAGCAAGGGCTGTTCACGCTCGGGTCGACGGCCCTGTTGCTCGGCTTCGCTCACGAGGAGCCGATCCAGATCCTCGCGATCTGTGCGGGGACGACGTTCTGTCTCGAACTAATGGTCATCTACTCGCTGGCCGTTATTGGCGCGATTCTTGCCCCGACACTCCTGCTTATCGCGGGCTATGAGCATTACAGGGAAACGGTCGAGCGCTACACGCCGTACCTGCCGACGATTACCGCGATCGTGCTGGTCGTGATGGGGCTAGCGTTCGTGTTCGGCTTTGTCTGA